In one window of Chryseobacterium sp. JV274 DNA:
- a CDS encoding TetR/AcrR family transcriptional regulator, producing the protein MGLHERRQREKESIRANILQAAFTLAKTEGWGSLSMRKIADAIEYSAPVVYDYFENKEAILFEISLDGFHKLHIELLKAQQKHDTPEEQMVAIVDAYWNFAFKNKEYYQLMFGLGMQCCGKGQMKKEFSSFQELIYECTYEIIKKNGSNPDNACHMSHALFSAVHGMISIMMMRTADIPSTMNKTTLDETVSAFIKSL; encoded by the coding sequence ATGGGTCTACATGAACGCCGTCAACGAGAAAAAGAATCCATCCGTGCAAATATTTTGCAGGCTGCTTTTACTTTGGCTAAAACTGAAGGCTGGGGTTCACTGTCTATGCGTAAGATAGCTGATGCTATTGAGTATAGTGCTCCTGTAGTCTATGATTATTTTGAAAATAAAGAAGCTATTCTATTTGAGATTTCTTTAGATGGCTTTCATAAGTTACACATAGAATTATTAAAAGCTCAGCAGAAGCATGATACTCCGGAAGAGCAAATGGTTGCTATTGTGGATGCATACTGGAACTTTGCTTTTAAAAACAAGGAATATTACCAGCTTATGTTTGGTCTTGGAATGCAATGCTGTGGAAAAGGGCAGATGAAAAAAGAATTCTCATCATTCCAGGAACTGATCTATGAATGTACCTATGAGATTATTAAGAAAAACGGATCCAATCCTGACAATGCATGTCATATGTCTCATGCTCTGTTTTCTGCCGTTCACGGAATGATCTCTATTATGATGATGCGTACTGCTGATATCCCTTCCACAATGAACAAGACGACATTGGACGAAACTGTTTCGGCTTTTATTAAGTCTTTGTAA
- a CDS encoding thioredoxin family protein: MNTPSNMLALGTKAPFFELPNPSKTNELQSLEELKGENGTLVIFMCNHCPFVLHVIDKINELYEDYNERGIEFIAINANNIEKYPADSPEKMIEFQIERNFDFPYLFDESQAVAKAYDAACTPDFYFFDDKLDLVYRGQMDDSRPGNNKDVTGEDLIIAFENLLAGEAQEEIQRPSMGCNIKWK; encoded by the coding sequence ATGAATACTCCATCAAATATGCTGGCATTAGGAACAAAGGCTCCGTTTTTTGAACTTCCTAACCCGTCAAAAACGAACGAACTTCAGTCTTTGGAAGAACTGAAAGGAGAAAATGGTACTTTGGTGATCTTTATGTGCAACCACTGTCCATTTGTTCTTCATGTGATTGATAAGATCAATGAATTATACGAAGATTATAACGAGCGAGGAATAGAATTCATCGCTATCAATGCTAATAATATTGAGAAATATCCGGCAGATTCTCCTGAGAAAATGATCGAATTTCAGATTGAAAGAAATTTTGATTTCCCTTATTTATTTGATGAAAGCCAGGCGGTAGCAAAAGCTTACGATGCGGCTTGTACCCCGGATTTTTATTTCTTTGATGATAAACTGGATCTTGTGTACAGAGGTCAGATGGATGATTCAAGACCGGGAAATAATAAAGATGTTACAGGTGAGGATCTGATTATTGCTTTTGAAAATCTTTTGGCTGGAGAAGCGCAGGAAGAAATTCAAAGACCAAGTATGGGATGCAATATTAAATGGAAATAA
- a CDS encoding efflux RND transporter periplasmic adaptor subunit, with product MKIPGKTRFIVLIASIILLQSCTKAAEGSNAAPPAPELPVYTVLTSPATTYQEFPTALEGKNNVEIRSQVDGYLDRIYVEEGSYVRAGQPLFKIDSRSYGEQMNMAQANLQVANANIQKARVEVDRLQPLVAAKVVSDVQLKTAKANYEAAVAAASQAKASVGSARINVGFTTITAPVSGYIGRIPFKKGSLISRTDASPLTLLSDISEIYAYFSLSELDFIAFQNKYPGATLEEKLKNMPMVELVIADNSTYPEKGKLSIVDGQFDKTTGAISVRAVFPNANGALRTGNTGRVRMPQLISNAVVIPQESTFEIQDKTYVYVMGKDKKVTGRPIKISGKTDSYYFISEGLAPGEKIVFTGIGSLKDGASIRPKNISSDSLLKAKPL from the coding sequence ATGAAAATACCTGGAAAAACAAGGTTTATTGTACTTATTGCAAGTATAATTCTTTTACAGAGCTGTACCAAGGCTGCAGAAGGATCCAATGCCGCGCCGCCAGCTCCAGAACTTCCGGTTTATACCGTTCTCACATCACCCGCTACTACATATCAGGAATTCCCTACTGCCTTAGAAGGGAAAAATAATGTTGAAATCAGATCTCAGGTAGATGGCTATCTTGATAGAATCTATGTAGAGGAAGGATCTTACGTAAGAGCCGGACAGCCATTATTTAAAATAGACTCCAGAAGCTATGGTGAGCAAATGAATATGGCACAAGCTAATCTACAGGTTGCCAATGCTAACATCCAAAAGGCAAGAGTAGAAGTAGACAGACTTCAGCCATTGGTTGCCGCTAAAGTAGTTTCTGATGTACAGCTAAAAACAGCAAAAGCCAATTATGAAGCCGCTGTTGCTGCTGCCTCACAGGCTAAAGCTTCTGTAGGGAGCGCAAGAATCAATGTAGGATTTACAACCATTACAGCTCCTGTAAGTGGTTATATCGGAAGAATCCCTTTCAAAAAAGGAAGTCTGATCTCCAGAACAGATGCAAGTCCATTGACATTATTATCTGACATCAGTGAAATTTATGCTTATTTCTCTTTGAGTGAACTGGACTTTATTGCTTTTCAGAATAAATATCCTGGCGCTACTTTGGAAGAAAAACTGAAAAATATGCCAATGGTAGAATTGGTGATCGCTGATAACAGTACATATCCTGAAAAAGGAAAACTGAGTATCGTAGACGGGCAGTTTGATAAAACTACCGGAGCCATCAGTGTACGTGCCGTTTTCCCTAATGCCAACGGAGCTTTAAGAACCGGAAACACGGGAAGAGTACGCATGCCGCAACTGATCTCGAATGCTGTAGTGATTCCACAGGAATCTACTTTCGAAATTCAGGATAAAACATATGTGTATGTAATGGGTAAAGACAAGAAAGTAACCGGAAGACCTATCAAAATATCTGGAAAAACAGATAGCTATTATTTTATTTCTGAAGGGCTTGCACCTGGAGAAAAAATCGTATTCACAGGAATTGGAAGCTTGAAAGACGGGGCATCTATCAGACCGAAAAATATTTCTTCTGACAGCTTACTAAAAGCAAAACCATTATAG
- a CDS encoding MFS transporter, translating to MKNINIKAVLFLNYFVFAILLNSVGTVILQVQQNFGISKSSASVLEGFKDLPIAICSFILASFLPKIGIKKSMLIALFLVSCMCFIMPFTNTFWVFKLLFATVGVSFALIKISVFTSIGLVTETDKEHSSFMGFLEGFFMIGVLAGNVLFSLYIDDHNPESTRWLDVYWILGGLSTLSFLFLFFSKLNEQEAKSEKTDLLGDLRNSVSLFSYKKVLFFLLCAFLFVLVEQSFQTWTPTFYKEILKVPTSMSIQAGAVLAGAFALGRFLSGFFSKKFNWIYVVSFCVIGFAISLLLVLPLTHNIHIDTNTSWMNAPLVVYLFPLMGGLLAPIYPSINSVILASIPKYLHSAMSGLIVVFSAIGGTIGSIITGFVFQEFSGQQAFYLSLIPLSLLITSAVFMNKLKINPKK from the coding sequence ATGAAAAATATTAACATCAAGGCCGTTTTATTTTTAAATTATTTTGTCTTTGCCATTCTTCTGAATTCTGTAGGAACAGTCATTCTACAGGTACAGCAGAATTTTGGGATTTCAAAATCTTCGGCCAGTGTTTTGGAAGGGTTCAAAGATCTTCCCATTGCAATATGTTCATTCATTCTTGCTTCATTTCTTCCCAAAATAGGAATCAAAAAATCCATGTTGATTGCTTTATTTCTGGTAAGCTGTATGTGTTTTATAATGCCGTTTACCAATACCTTTTGGGTTTTCAAACTATTATTTGCAACAGTAGGAGTTTCCTTTGCTTTAATTAAAATCTCGGTTTTTACCTCTATTGGATTGGTAACGGAAACAGATAAAGAACATTCCAGTTTTATGGGATTTCTGGAAGGATTTTTCATGATTGGAGTTCTGGCAGGAAATGTATTATTCAGTTTATATATTGATGATCATAACCCGGAATCTACAAGATGGCTGGATGTCTATTGGATTCTGGGCGGGCTTTCCACTTTATCTTTTTTATTCCTGTTCTTTTCAAAACTGAATGAGCAGGAAGCCAAAAGTGAGAAAACAGACTTATTGGGAGATTTAAGAAATAGCGTCAGCCTGTTCAGTTATAAAAAAGTATTGTTCTTTTTATTATGTGCTTTCCTTTTTGTACTGGTAGAGCAGAGTTTTCAAACATGGACACCTACTTTTTATAAAGAAATTTTAAAAGTGCCTACCTCAATGAGTATTCAGGCGGGAGCCGTTTTGGCGGGAGCTTTTGCGTTGGGAAGATTTTTGTCGGGATTCTTTTCTAAGAAGTTCAACTGGATCTATGTAGTTTCTTTTTGTGTGATAGGCTTTGCTATCAGTTTATTGTTGGTTTTACCCCTTACCCATAATATTCATATAGATACAAATACCAGTTGGATGAATGCACCTTTGGTCGTTTATTTATTTCCTTTGATGGGAGGTTTGCTGGCACCGATTTATCCAAGCATTAATTCTGTAATTCTGGCATCTATCCCGAAATATTTGCACAGTGCAATGTCAGGTTTAATTGTTGTTTTCTCAGCAATTGGAGGAACGATAGGTTCTATTATTACCGGTTTTGTATTTCAGGAATTCAGCGGTCAGCAGGCATTTTATCTTTCCCTGATTCCGCTTTCATTACTGATCACTTCGGCAGTTTTCATGAATAAATTAAAAATTAATCCTAAAAAATAA
- a CDS encoding TonB-dependent receptor — translation MKKKSIFLIAATATLYFNNAYAQETPQDSAKISSIDQIVITGNSNPKKKIESSTAISTFSSKEIQKQNPISAAALLQRVPGFAVETSGGEVGNNLFARGIPSAGAYEFVQVQEDGLPVFEDGALQFANADNFFRVDNSVNRMEALRGGSGSIFATNSPGGLINFITREGTNDFRGTAKLETSTYGLMRTDVNVGGALVQDKLFFNVGGFYRTDDGIRKTGFKANNGGQIRMNLKYVFDKGYVKVYYKKLDDRNTFFLPIPLVQNGNKLKGFQNFDPNYGTYSYRAISQLNIPQAGGGFFNRNLEDGIHPKVDALGAEFKYDLGNNFSVLNKTRYTNINMNYTGIFPAGGPQTMGEFAKSNGIAGSNYQYSLVSNGAVVNPEYVQKLGFWAIDKQMNNFVNDLQFNYKFDQGNVTAGFYKSNWKSHQYWNWSNILTTATDRPELLNLVDTSLSPSDTGYSKTYNGVTNMTFLQRDTQTQGSLNDLYVNLDYNITDALSVNGGLRYSHDYYKGNFANTTSSNLNNSGLTTDGTHGFNTTTADDNMSVLGNKYTYWNYNVDKVSFTLATNYKINRENAVYARFSNGFRSPNEEAYYNYFSNPNPDKPLKSVTTNQLEVGYKYYSRTFDIAVIPFYSTLKNLSFTDVFSDGKSENTFANTQNYGVELEGFARLFNNILEVTFNGTIQSPKYKNLEAGSVLEGNVVRRMPKFFFNISPAVNITKAWRTYVSMNYYGKRFQDEKNVQTLPSFTEFGAGMSYQLGRIRFAVDGTNIFNTIGITEGDPRAGSPNGDGIIMARPIMGAAARASITLDF, via the coding sequence ATGAAAAAAAAATCAATCTTTTTAATCGCCGCAACAGCTACGTTATATTTTAATAATGCTTATGCCCAGGAAACTCCGCAGGATTCTGCAAAAATTTCCTCTATCGATCAGATTGTCATCACAGGAAATTCAAATCCAAAGAAAAAAATAGAATCCAGTACAGCGATTTCCACATTTAGTTCCAAAGAAATTCAAAAGCAGAATCCAATCAGTGCAGCTGCTTTATTACAAAGAGTTCCCGGGTTTGCGGTAGAAACTTCAGGAGGTGAAGTAGGAAACAACCTTTTTGCAAGAGGGATTCCTTCTGCTGGAGCTTATGAGTTTGTGCAGGTACAGGAAGATGGTCTTCCGGTTTTTGAAGACGGTGCCCTTCAGTTTGCCAATGCAGACAACTTTTTTCGTGTAGATAATTCGGTAAACCGTATGGAAGCTTTGAGAGGAGGTTCCGGATCTATTTTTGCAACCAATTCTCCCGGTGGTTTAATCAACTTTATTACCAGAGAAGGAACCAATGATTTCAGAGGTACAGCAAAACTGGAAACAAGTACATATGGATTAATGCGTACTGATGTGAATGTGGGTGGAGCTTTGGTTCAGGATAAACTATTTTTTAATGTAGGAGGTTTTTACAGAACTGATGACGGAATCAGAAAAACAGGTTTCAAAGCCAATAATGGCGGACAAATCAGAATGAATCTGAAATATGTATTTGATAAAGGCTATGTAAAAGTATATTATAAAAAACTGGATGACAGAAATACATTTTTCCTTCCTATTCCTTTGGTTCAAAATGGCAATAAGCTGAAAGGATTCCAGAATTTTGATCCTAATTACGGAACATACAGTTACAGAGCAATCAGCCAGCTGAATATACCACAGGCAGGAGGTGGATTTTTCAACAGAAATCTTGAAGACGGGATTCATCCGAAAGTAGATGCACTGGGAGCAGAGTTTAAATATGATCTTGGAAATAATTTCAGTGTTTTAAACAAGACCAGATACACCAATATCAACATGAATTATACAGGGATTTTCCCTGCAGGAGGTCCACAGACGATGGGGGAATTTGCTAAGAGCAACGGAATTGCCGGCAGCAATTATCAATATTCATTGGTGAGCAACGGAGCTGTGGTTAATCCTGAATATGTACAGAAACTGGGATTCTGGGCAATTGACAAACAAATGAATAACTTCGTTAATGATCTGCAGTTCAATTATAAATTTGACCAGGGAAATGTTACGGCAGGTTTTTATAAATCCAACTGGAAATCGCACCAATACTGGAACTGGAGTAATATCCTCACTACAGCCACAGACAGACCAGAATTATTGAATCTCGTAGATACTTCCCTTAGTCCATCAGATACCGGATATTCTAAAACTTATAATGGAGTTACCAATATGACGTTTTTACAGAGAGATACTCAAACTCAGGGAAGTTTAAACGATCTTTATGTAAACCTTGATTATAATATTACTGATGCTTTAAGTGTGAATGGAGGTCTTCGCTACAGCCATGATTATTACAAAGGGAATTTTGCCAATACAACCTCTTCCAATTTAAATAATTCAGGGTTAACAACTGATGGAACTCATGGTTTCAACACGACTACAGCCGATGATAATATGAGTGTACTTGGAAATAAATATACCTACTGGAATTATAATGTAGATAAGGTATCTTTCACATTAGCTACAAATTATAAGATCAATAGAGAGAATGCAGTGTATGCCCGTTTTTCCAATGGTTTCAGATCACCGAATGAAGAAGCATATTACAATTATTTCTCCAATCCGAACCCTGATAAACCTTTAAAATCAGTAACAACCAATCAGCTGGAAGTAGGATATAAATATTACTCGCGTACGTTTGATATAGCAGTAATTCCGTTCTATTCTACTTTGAAGAACCTGTCATTTACAGATGTTTTCTCTGATGGTAAATCCGAAAATACCTTCGCCAATACACAAAACTATGGAGTTGAATTAGAAGGTTTCGCCCGTTTATTCAATAATATTTTAGAAGTAACATTCAACGGGACAATCCAAAGTCCTAAATATAAAAACCTTGAGGCTGGAAGTGTTCTCGAAGGAAATGTGGTCAGAAGAATGCCTAAATTTTTCTTCAATATTTCTCCGGCAGTCAATATTACAAAAGCATGGAGAACCTATGTAAGTATGAATTACTATGGAAAGCGTTTCCAGGATGAGAAGAATGTACAGACTTTACCTTCTTTCACCGAATTTGGAGCCGGAATGTCTTATCAATTGGGGAGAATACGCTTTGCTGTGGATGGAACGAATATCTTTAATACAATCGGAATCACAGAAGGTGATCCAAGAGCGGGTTCTCCAAACGGAGATGGAATCATTATGGCCAGACCTATTATGGGAGCTGCCGCCAGAGCTTCAATCACGCTGGATTTCTAA
- a CDS encoding trehalase family glycosidase yields MSNQLYINEIQTLFDDVQRSEIFEDQKMMTDAVPLFPIAKINEKYEKAKDIPGFDLKDFVMTHFDFLGARVSVQRKEHLPIKEHIEKLWDELTRTASEEKGTLLKLPKPYIVPGGRFNEFFYWDSYFIMLGLKASGRIEMMENIIENCSYLIQNVGFVPNASRTHFLSRSQPPYFSLMLDLLFETTNDEGIYTQYHDTLEKEYAFWMNGEEWLGNNSSVKRVVKTIDGDILNRYYDAENAPRPESYLIDIEDHEKTSGDEFYRNIRSACESGWDFSSRWFADGENIQTIETLNLAQIDLNCLLWHLETTLAKSSALQNLSEKENYFSERAASRRQMINKYFWDRNTNNYKDYHTKKNTKTPSEHIAALYPLFLGIADQEQAEAVAKAVAEKFLYKGGLVTTTKNSGQQWDLPNAWAPYQWLGFKAMKNYGFDELAEKIKNNWCSNVERVYKNTGKLMEKYNALDTETIAGGGEYPNQDGFGWTNGVYLQLQQN; encoded by the coding sequence ATGAGTAATCAGCTTTACATAAACGAAATTCAAACTCTTTTTGATGATGTACAGAGGTCTGAAATTTTTGAAGATCAGAAAATGATGACGGATGCAGTTCCATTATTTCCCATTGCAAAAATCAATGAGAAGTATGAAAAAGCAAAAGATATCCCTGGTTTTGATCTTAAAGATTTTGTGATGACCCATTTTGATTTTTTAGGGGCCAGAGTTTCTGTTCAGAGAAAAGAGCACCTTCCTATCAAAGAGCATATTGAAAAATTATGGGATGAATTGACCCGTACAGCTTCTGAAGAAAAAGGAACCCTTTTAAAATTACCAAAACCTTATATCGTTCCGGGAGGTCGTTTTAATGAATTTTTCTATTGGGACAGCTATTTTATTATGCTGGGATTAAAAGCTTCCGGCAGAATAGAAATGATGGAAAATATTATTGAAAACTGTTCTTACCTGATTCAGAATGTAGGATTTGTTCCAAATGCCAGCAGAACTCATTTCCTGAGCAGATCGCAGCCTCCTTATTTTTCATTAATGCTGGACCTGCTTTTTGAAACGACGAATGACGAAGGAATTTATACACAATATCACGACACTCTGGAAAAAGAATATGCTTTCTGGATGAATGGCGAAGAATGGCTGGGAAATAATTCCAGTGTAAAAAGAGTGGTTAAAACAATAGACGGAGATATTCTGAACCGTTACTACGATGCAGAAAATGCACCACGCCCTGAAAGTTATCTGATCGACATTGAAGATCATGAAAAAACTTCAGGAGATGAATTTTACAGAAATATAAGAAGTGCCTGTGAATCAGGCTGGGATTTTTCCAGCAGATGGTTTGCAGATGGAGAAAATATACAGACGATAGAAACACTGAATCTTGCCCAAATAGACCTGAATTGCCTTTTGTGGCATCTGGAAACGACTTTGGCAAAATCTTCAGCGCTTCAGAATCTGAGTGAAAAAGAAAATTATTTTTCAGAAAGAGCAGCAAGCCGAAGACAGATGATCAATAAATATTTCTGGGATAGAAATACTAACAATTATAAAGATTATCACACAAAAAAAAACACAAAAACACCGTCTGAACATATTGCTGCTCTTTACCCTTTATTCCTTGGAATTGCAGATCAGGAACAAGCGGAGGCTGTTGCTAAAGCTGTTGCCGAAAAATTTCTTTATAAAGGCGGGTTGGTTACCACCACTAAAAACTCAGGCCAGCAGTGGGATCTTCCCAATGCATGGGCCCCTTATCAGTGGCTGGGCTTTAAAGCAATGAAAAATTATGGCTTTGATGAACTGGCTGAGAAGATAAAAAACAATTGGTGTTCCAATGTAGAAAGAGTCTACAAGAATACCGGAAAACTAATGGAAAAATACAATGCATTAGACACAGAAACAATAGCAGGCGGCGGGGAATACCCTAATCAGGATGGGTTCGGTTGGACCAATGGAGTGTATTTACAATTACAACAAAACTGA
- a CDS encoding AraC family transcriptional regulator has product MKVTFERVIPNEKSSFRTIHNNSPISEFKWEYHYHPEIELVCVISGNGTRHVGYHKSNYTNGDLVLIGSNIPHSGFGLNSIDPHEEIVLQFKEEILQFPQQEVEARSIKNLLELSKYGIHFHHKVKKVMLPKLKLMLESEGYKRYLLLLEILFELSKCEDYDLLNKEIMPYTIISKNKTRLENIFTYVEHHYDREIEIEEVARLANLTLPAFCNFFKKATQITFTEFVNRYRINKACLLMAQDKSISECSYHCGFNNVTYFNRMFKKYTGKTPSEFIKNYSHNNINVDLKVEKETKAKVSF; this is encoded by the coding sequence ATGAAAGTTACTTTTGAAAGGGTAATCCCTAATGAAAAGAGCTCGTTCCGCACGATTCATAACAACTCTCCTATTTCAGAATTCAAATGGGAGTATCATTATCATCCCGAAATTGAACTGGTATGTGTCATTTCCGGGAACGGAACCCGCCATGTGGGTTATCATAAAAGTAATTACACCAATGGAGATCTGGTATTAATCGGGTCCAATATTCCGCACTCCGGATTTGGACTGAATTCTATTGATCCTCATGAAGAAATTGTACTTCAATTCAAAGAAGAAATTCTGCAGTTTCCCCAACAGGAAGTAGAAGCCAGATCTATCAAAAATCTGTTGGAACTTTCAAAATACGGGATTCATTTTCATCATAAAGTAAAAAAAGTAATGCTTCCAAAATTGAAGCTTATGCTGGAATCGGAAGGTTACAAAAGGTATTTGCTATTGCTTGAGATTCTTTTCGAGCTTTCAAAATGTGAAGATTATGATCTTTTGAACAAAGAAATCATGCCCTACACCATTATTTCCAAAAATAAAACCCGTCTTGAAAATATCTTCACGTATGTAGAACATCATTATGACAGGGAAATTGAAATTGAAGAAGTCGCCAGACTCGCCAACCTGACATTGCCAGCTTTCTGTAATTTCTTTAAGAAAGCAACCCAGATCACTTTTACAGAATTTGTCAATAGATACAGAATCAATAAAGCTTGCCTGCTGATGGCACAGGATAAGTCGATTTCAGAATGCAGCTATCATTGCGGCTTCAATAATGTGACCTATTTCAATAGGATGTTTAAAAAATATACCGGGAAAACGCCTTCAGAATTTATTAAGAATTATTCTCACAACAACATCAATGTAGATTTGAAAGTTGAAAAAGAGACTAAAGCTAAGGTAAGTTTTTGA